One window from the genome of Salvia splendens isolate huo1 chromosome 9, SspV2, whole genome shotgun sequence encodes:
- the LOC121746694 gene encoding probable methyltransferase PMT7, whose protein sequence is MAGFVNTAAFDWKAGQILTVALLVMIASFYTGTLFANNSSFLHAPQKQRDLQPEQTPSAANDSVIFRNRVNPTYRTTPLRIPETGMNVCPLRYNEYIPCHDISYIKELLPKLDLSKKEELERHCPPVNRRLFCLVPPPIDYKIPIRWPISRDYVWRSNVNHTHLAEVKGGQNWVHPKDNLWWFPGGGTHFKHGAPEYIERLGNMTTNETGDLPSAGVFQVLDVGCGVASFSAYLLPLDIQTMSFAPKDGHENQIQFALERGINAMISALSTKQLPYPSNSFEMVHCSRCRVDWHENDGILIKEVDRLLRTNGYFVYSAPPAYRKDKDFPLIWDKLTNLTSAMCWKLVARQVQTAIWIKPESNSCLQQNAQQSLISICDSADNMKPSFQTPLRNCVEEHHSQKLPPKPQRLSEYSKTLDNLGINRDKFLADTIYWQDQVRHYWRLMGVEEAEIRNVMDMNAFLGGFSVALSTWPVWIMNVVPVSMNNTLSAIYDRGLIGVFHDWCEPFSTYPRTYDLLHANRLFSNYRNRGEGCSLEDIMLEMDRMLRPQGFIIIRGEDDTVTSKIVDLAPKFLWETKMQFLEDDHKRMEPVLFCRKKFWAIL, encoded by the exons ATGGCGGGGTTCGTAAATACGGCGGCGTTTGATTGGAAGGCCGGCCAGATTCTAACGGTTGCGCTTTTAGTGATGATAGCTTCCTTCTACACCGGCACTCTCTTCGCCAACAATTCCTCTTTCCTCCACGCACCGCAGAAGCAGCGCGACCTACAACCCGAACAGACCCCCTCCGCCGCCAATGATTCCG TAATATTTAGAAATAGAGTTAATCCTACTTATCGAACCACACCATTGAGGATTCCAGAGACAGGGATGAATGTATGCCCATTGAGATATAATGAATACATTCCGTGCCATGACATTTCTTACATCAAGGAGCTGCTACCGAAGTTAGATCTTTCCAAGAAAGAGGAGCTGGAGAGGCATTGCCCTCCTGTCAATAGACGGCTGTTCTGTTTGGTTCCTCCGCCAATTGACTATAAGATACCAATAAGGTGGCCTATCAGTAGGGACTACGTTTGGCGAAGCAATGTGAATCATACACATCTTGCCGAGGTAAAGGGAGGGCAGAATTGGGTTCATCCAAAAGATAATCTTTGGTGGTTTCCAGGGGGAGGTACTCATTTTAAGCACGGAGCTCCTGAGTACATTGAGAG GTTAGGAAATATGACAACTAATGAGACCGGTGACCTCCCCTCTGCTGGGGTATTTCAAGTTCTAGACGTTGGTTGTGGAGTAGCAAGCTTCTCAGCCTACCTTCTCCCCCTTGATATCCAAACTATGTCCTTTGCTCCGAAAGACGGACATGAAAACCAAATCCAATTTGCTTTAGAAAGAGGAATAAATGCTATGATATCAGCCCTATCCACAAAGCAGCTACCATATCCCAGTAACTCATTTGAGATGGTTCATTGTTCCCGATGTCGTGTTGATTGGCATGAGAATG ATGGCATTCTGATAAAAGAAGTGGATCGTCTATTGCGAACAAATGGATACTTTGTCTACTCAGCTCCTCCTGCATACAGAAAAGACAAAGATTTTCCATTGATTTGGGATAAGTTGACGAATCTCACTTCTGCAATGTGCTGGAAGCTTGTTGCCCGACAGGTACAGACAGCAATATGGATTAAGCCGGAAAGTAATTCGTGCCTCCAGCAAAATGCACAGCAGAGTCTTATCAGCATATGTGATTCTGCAGACAATATGAAACCATCATTTCAAACACCATTAAGGAACTGTGTAGAAGAGCACCACTCACAGAAACTCCCTCCGAAGCCACAACGCCTCTCAGAGTATTCCAAGACACTCGATAACCTAG GTATCAACCGAGATAAGTTTTTAGCAGACACAATTTACTGGCAAGATCAAGTCCGTCACTACTGGAGATTGATGGGTGTCGAGGAGGCAGAAATACGAAATGTCATGGATATGAATGCTTTCCTTGGTGGGTTTTCAGTTGCCTTGAGCACGTGGCCCGTATGGATCATGAACGTAGTTCCTGTCAGCATGAACAACACATTATCCGCCATATACGACAGGGGCTTGATAGGTGTCTTTCACGACTG GTGCGAGCCGTTCTCAACATATCCGCGTACATATGATCTTTTGCATGCCAACCGTCTTTTCTCCAACTACAGAAATCGAGGAGAAGGTTGTTCGCTTGAGGACATCATGCTGGAAATGGACCGTATGTTGCGACCACAG GGGTTTATTATTATCCGAGGTGAAGATGATACTGTCACGTCGAAGATTGTTGATCTTGCTCCCAAGTTTCTCTGGGAGACGAAGATGCAATTTCTTGAAGACGACCATAAAAGAATGGAACCGGTCTTATTCTGCCGGAAGAAATTCTGGGCAATCCTATGA
- the LOC121746824 gene encoding AUGMIN subunit 1-like — MSEIGAGSDPPSPSLSVASSDPSKSSGSTGFDANRIAEVKAWLVSQFDAVGKDVPDFEYTPRSIAHLHNIATLSQAKTHAATIVANDFRQKAAEYRSQAARIREILEHVGLVQESLPSNVVSSSQVIASVANLLNIRDTELSSFLVAMADQSLRKTAVEEKRAKVQQESKELLDYARKAIARLTYLKRTLTQLEDDIPPCEAQMEHWKTNLAIMESKERQYLQQYSNYKAMLNRVGYSPDISHGVLVEMAEHRKDLEKKTKPILETLRSYQDLPPDKALAALAIEDKKRQYAAAEKYLEDVLQSALASSE, encoded by the exons ATGAGTGAAATTGGTGCGGGATCTGATCCTCCTTCTCCTTCGCTCTCAGTGGCATCATCTGACCCATCTAAAAGCAGTGGCAGCACTGGCTTTGATGCTAATCGGATTGCAGAAGTGAAAGCATGGCTGGTTTCTCAATTCGACGCAGTTGGAAAAGACGTACCTGATTTTGAGTACACTCCTCGGAGCATTGCTCACTTGCACAATATTGCTACCCTCTCTCAGGCCAAGACTCATGCTGCCACCATTGTTGCAAATGATTTTCGTCAGAAAGCTGCAGAATATCGTTCACAAG CTGCTAGGATACGAGAGATACTAGAACATGTTGGATTGGTGCAAGAGAGTTTACCGTCAAATGTGGTATCATCTTCCCAAGTTATTGCCAGTGTCGCTAATCTGTTGAATATTAGGGATACTGAATTAAGTAG TTTTCTTGTAGCAATGGCAGATCAATCTCTGAGAAAAACAGCAGTTGAAGAGAAGAGGGCTAAAGTCCAACAGGAGTCCAAAGAACTTCTTGACTATGCTCGGAAGGCAATTGCACGATTGACATACTTGAAAAG AACGCTCACACAATTAGAAGATGATATACCTCCTTGTGAAGCTCAAATGGAACACTGGAAGACGAACTTGGCTATAATGGAATCAAAAGAGAGACAGTATCTGCAACAGTATTCTAATTACAAG GCAATGCTCAATCGTGTGGGCTATAGCCCAGATATTAGTCATGGCGTGTTGGTGGAAATGGCTGAGCACAGGAAGGATTTGGAGAAGAAAACAAAGCCAATCCTTGAGACATTGAGAAGTTACCAAGACTTGCCTCCT GACAAGGCTCTGGCTGCATTGGCAATTGAGGATAAGAAGAGGCAGTATGCTGCTGCTGAGAAGTATCTTGAAGATGTGTTGCAGTCTGCTCTCGCTTCTTCTGAGTGA
- the LOC121747007 gene encoding putative methyltransferase DDB_G0268948 — protein sequence MADLNSGDNPIYQSKQYSEGRPNYPQELFHFILSNTPSHELAWDAGTGTGQVANSLTKLYKSVIATDISPKQLEFADKLANITYQCTSPSMSMEELQKKVGSESTFDLITIAQAMHWFHLPTFYQQVKWLLKKPNGVIAAWCYTTPEVNPTVDSLFQRFYTIDAGPYWKSGPSLVSPCETVEQGYKTIDFPFEPVEGHEHTGPFRFNIEKVMDLEDYFTYLRSWSAYEIAKQKGVELLTGSVVEEFTRAWSEDGKIQKTVIFPLYLRMGKVGLPS from the exons atGGCAGATTTGAACTCTGGGGATAATCCTATCTACCAGTCAAAACAGTATTCTGAGGGCAGGCCTAATTACCCTCAAGAACTCTTCCATTTCATCCTTTCCAATACCCCCTCTCATGAACTAGCATGGGATGCTGGCACCGGCACTGGCCAAGTAGCCAACTCA CTGACTAAGCTTTACAAGAGCGTGATAGCGACAGACATAAGCCCAAAGCAACTAGAATTTGCAGATAAGCTTGCAAACATAACATACCAATGCACTTCCCCCAGCATGTCCATGGAAGAACTCCAAAAGAAAGTTGGATCAGAATCCACTTTTGATTTGATCACCATAGCTCAAGCCATGCACTGGTTCCACCTCCCTACGTTCTACCAGCAGGTGAAGTGGCTTCTGAAGAAGCCCAACGGGGTGATCGCCGCCTGGTGTTACACCACACCAGAAGTCAACCCAACAGTTGACTCACTGTTCCAAAGATTTTACACCATTGATGCTGGTCCTTACTGGAAATCTGGTCCGTCCCTGGTATCACCTTGTGAAACAGTGGAACAGGGATACAAAACCATTGATTTCCCGTTTGAACCAGTAGAGGGACATGAGCACACTGGACCATTTCGATTTAACATAGAGAAAGTGATGGATTTGGAGGATTATTTCACATACTTGAGGTCGTGGTCTGCATATGAAATTGCTAAACAAAAGGGTGTGGAGTTGCTCACTGGCAGTGTGGTGGAAGAGTTCACAAGGGCTTGGAGTGAAGATGGCAAAATCCAAAAGACAGTCATTTTCCCTCTTTATTTGAGGATGGGGAAAGTTGGTTTACCGAGTTAA